CCTCGCGCCGACCGGCGGTTCGGCGAACTGGTGACTGGCGACTCGAAAGCGGCGAAAAACGGCGGCGAACGCCGCCTCTGGCTTAAATAGTATGGGACCGCCCGAATTTGAATCGGGGTCACAGCGTCCCAAACGCTGAAGGATACCAAGCTACCCTACGGTCCCGCAAAACTACGTACCGCGGCGTCGCGTGTAAGGGTTTCGTTCGGCCTGCCACAACGGTTTTCGCGGCGGACGACAGACCCACTCGTATGGCGACGACACTGGAAATCGCGCTCGTGGTGGCGGTGTTGGCGGCGCTGTTCGGCGCGTATCGGTTGATTCGCGCGGTGAAGCCGTTCGTGGTGAACGCCGTCGTGGGACTGGTGGTGATTCTGGTGGCGCAGTTCTTCGGGGCGGAGGTGGCGGTGACGCCGCTGGCGTTGCTAATCGTGGCCGTCGGCGGGTTCCCGGGCGCACTGTTGGTGATTCTGTTGGCGTACGCGGGGGTGGCGTTCGCGCCCGCCGTCCTGTTCGTCTAGTCGTCTTCGCCGCGGAGTTCGAGGTCGGCGACGACGTCGTAGGGGTCGGTGCCCTTGCGGACGCCGTCGAGGATCTTGAACGCGGCGCCGGGTTCGAGGAAGTGCGTGGTGACGGCGCGCCCGAGCGGCGTCGGGTCGAAACTGTCGATGAACTCGTACTCGATGAGTTTGCCGAGCGCGTGCTTGGTGGGGACGTCGCCGAGCATGCGGTCGTTGAGGCGCTTGGCGGCCTTCCCGCCGACGGTGACGTTCGCGAGCGTCTCCTCGATGGCGGCGGTCTCGTCGTAGCGCGTGACGACGTCCTCCATCTCGCCTTTGAGGAGTTTGAACGCGATTTCCTCCTCGGTGCCCTCCATCGAGCCGTGGTAGGAGGCGTCCGGTTCGACGAGCATGTACACCTTCCCGCGGTCGTGGTAGTCGGGTCGGCCCGCGCGCCCGAGCATCTGCTCGAACTCCTGGACGGAGAGCCACTCGATGCCCATCGCGAGCGTGTCGAAGACGACCTGCGAGGCGGGGAAGTCGACGCCGGCGGCGAGCGCGGCGGTCGTCACGACGGCCGCGAGGTCCTGATTTCCGAATTTGCGCTCGACGGACTTGCGCTCGCCGTAGTCGAGGCCGGCGTGGTAGGGCCGCGAGGGGTAGTCGAGTTTCCGGGAAATCTCGTTGCAGCGCCGCCGGGAGTTCGTGAAGATGATGGTCTGGCCCTGGTAGCCTTTCGAGGACTCCTGGTCGAACTCCCGCCTGACGAGCTTGTTCTCGATGTCCGGCTTCTCCTTGCCGTCGGCGAACGTGACGTGGCGCTCGATGGGGACGGGGCGCTCCTCGAACTCCACGAGGTTCGCGCGCATGCCGTCGGCGAGTTCGCCGGGGTTGCCGACCGTCGCGGAGAGGTAGATCCACTGCGCGCCGCCGTAGTCGCTCCGGCGCTCCTCGCGTTGCTCGCAGTAGTGCTTGAGACGCGAAATCAGGCCGTCGAGGCGGTGGCCGCGTTCGTCTTCCTTGAGCGTGTGGACCTCGTCGATGACGACGGTGCCGATGTCGCCGAGGTTCTTGCCCGTGCGGAGCGCGTGGTCGATGCCCTCGTAGGTGCCGACGATGACGTCCGCGGAGGGGTCGAAGGCGTGGCCGTCGTCCCGAATCCGGGAGGAGCCGACGCGAATCGTGACGTTCGCGAGGTGGCCGTACTCGTCCTCGAAGTCCTCGTGTTTCTGGTTCGCGAGCGCGACGAGGGGGACGAGGAACAGCATCTTCCCGTCGCCCGAGAGGTGGCGGTGCAGGCCCGCCATCTCGCCGACGAGCGTCTTCCCGGTCGCCGTCGCGGAGACGACGAGCTGGTCCTCGCCGTCCACGAGGCCGTTCTCCACGGCGAGACTCTGGACGGGCAGGAGGTCGTCGAAGCGGTCCTCCAGTAAGCCCTGCAGGTCGGGGTGGAGGTCGAGGCTGTCGACGGGCACCGGTTCGATTTCGTCGGTGGTCGCGGACACCTCGTCGTACTTCGTGAGGTCGGGATCGAGGTTCCCCTCCAGTAAGCCCGTGATCTTCGCGAGGTCCTGTTCCTCGAACAGGAGGTCCTCCAGTCGCTCTTGGGCCGCACCGGAGACGTTCCCGTTGAAGGATAGCTCGCGCTCCAGTTCTCGCACCGCGCAGTCCCGGCAGATGTGCTCGCCGTCAGCCTC
The nucleotide sequence above comes from Halobacterium litoreum. Encoded proteins:
- a CDS encoding pro-sigmaK processing inhibitor BofA family protein translates to MATTLEIALVVAVLAALFGAYRLIRAVKPFVVNAVVGLVVILVAQFFGAEVAVTPLALLIVAVGGFPGALLVILLAYAGVAFAPAVLFV
- a CDS encoding DEAD/DEAH box helicase, which produces MSEQVQRVDTLFLHEAGDDYLAVAQRGGDRLFRAKLELIERDAGPRPGKFRIKTGGGEEPRNPDQFVEIARRADRIRISQQTTRAGRAELREMLDAYQQDAKVVRTCRYCAGKGRYSPITEDTAIEADGEHICRDCAVRELERELSFNGNVSGAAQERLEDLLFEEQDLAKITGLLEGNLDPDLTKYDEVSATTDEIEPVPVDSLDLHPDLQGLLEDRFDDLLPVQSLAVENGLVDGEDQLVVSATATGKTLVGEMAGLHRHLSGDGKMLFLVPLVALANQKHEDFEDEYGHLANVTIRVGSSRIRDDGHAFDPSADVIVGTYEGIDHALRTGKNLGDIGTVVIDEVHTLKEDERGHRLDGLISRLKHYCEQREERRSDYGGAQWIYLSATVGNPGELADGMRANLVEFEERPVPIERHVTFADGKEKPDIENKLVRREFDQESSKGYQGQTIIFTNSRRRCNEISRKLDYPSRPYHAGLDYGERKSVERKFGNQDLAAVVTTAALAAGVDFPASQVVFDTLAMGIEWLSVQEFEQMLGRAGRPDYHDRGKVYMLVEPDASYHGSMEGTEEEIAFKLLKGEMEDVVTRYDETAAIEETLANVTVGGKAAKRLNDRMLGDVPTKHALGKLIEYEFIDSFDPTPLGRAVTTHFLEPGAAFKILDGVRKGTDPYDVVADLELRGEDD